The window CAGCAGGCGCACGGCGGTCTGGATCTCCCGGGAGCTGATGGTGTGGCGCTTGTTGTAATGGGCCAGGCGGGAAGCCTCACCCGCGATACGCTCGAAAATATCGTTGACGAACGAGTTCATGATGCTCATGGCCTTGGAGGAGATGCCGGTGTCGGGGTGAACCTGCTTCATCACTTTGTAGATGTAGATGGAGTAACTCTCCTTCCTCGACTTTCGCCGCTTCTTGCCGCCCTTTACTGCCGGTTTCTTAATGACTTTCTTGGCTCCCTTCTTGGCAGCTGCTTTCGATGTTGGTTTCTTCTCGTCAGCCATCTTCAGTTTCACCCAGAAATAAAGCAAACCCCTTCCGAGCGCTGCTTAAATAGACAGAGCCTCACATCTATGCTAATGAGGAATGGGGAAAGGAATGATTGTGATTGGACATTGTGAAAATGAGGACAGCCAGTTATGTTCCGTTTATTTGATTGGATATAAAATGAGACCAATCAGATTTTGGATTTTCCCCCAATCATAAACCTCATATTACAATCAGATGACAAACAAGAAATACATTTCAGAAAGAATGTGTCCAGTCCCAGTTTGTCGGTGGGTAAAGATTCACAGGGAAATGTCCCCTGCCTGTCGATGATAGGGACCCTTCACCACAGAGCGACTGTGCGGGAGTGTGGGATTCCTTCAGGAACTGGGAGTGTCTTGTAATATGTGGGAGTCtgagatttactcactctctgacacagtgtgagtgtgagatttACTCTCTCCgacacagtgtgtgagtgtgggatttactcactctctgatacagtgtgtgcgtgtgggatttactcactctctgatacagtgtgtgagtgtgggatttactcactctctgatacagtgtgtgagtgtgggatttactcactctctgatacagtgtgagagtgtgggatttactcactctctgatacagtgtgagagtgtgggatttactcactctctgatactatgtgcgagtgtgggatttactcactctctgatacagtgtgagagtgtgggatgtactcactctctgatacagtgtgagagtgtgggatttactcactctgatacagtgtgagagtgtgggatgtactcactctctgatacagtgtgtgcgtatgggatttactcactctctgatacagtgtgagagtgtgggatttactcactctctgatacagtgtgtgagtttgGGATGTACTCTCTCTGATacagtgagtgtgggatttactcactctctgatacagtgcgTGAGTgggggatttactcactctctgatacagtgtgtgagtgggggatttactcactctctgatagagtgtgagagtgtgggatttactcactctctgatacagtgtgaaagTGTGGGatgtactcactctctgatacagtgtgtgcgtatgggatttactcactctctgatacagtgtgagagtgggatttactcactctctgatacagtgtgtgtgagtttgggaTGTACTCTCTCTGATACAGTGAGTGTggaatttactcactctctgatacagtgtgggagtgtgggatttactcactctctgatacagtgtgtgtgagtttgggatggactcactctctgatacagtgtgggagtgtgggatttactcactctctgatacagtgtgagagtgtgggatttcctcactctctgatacagtgtgagtgtgagtattactcgagctgaggcctaaccaacgtttcatACAGTTCCAGCAGAACCTGCCTGTTCTTTGCTCGCAGTATTCGGAATaatgtaaatgagttgatggcgcaaatcatcgtgaatgtctGTGATGTatgactgaaacatggttaaaggatggtcacgagtgggagttaaatatccgagggtatcaaactattcggaaggtcaGAGTTAATGGTAagtgaggtggtgtagctctgttgtttaagaatgacatccgggcaatagtaagggatgacatcggtgctatggaggataaggttgaatccatttgggtggaaatcaggaatagtaaggcaaaaaagtcactgataggagtagtctataggccacgaaatagtaacattatggtggggcaggcaataaacaaagaaataactgatgcatgtagaaatggtacagcggttttcatgggggattttaatttacatggcgattggtttaaccagtttggtcaaggcagccttgaggaggagtttatcgaatgtatccacaatagtttcctagaacagtatgtaatggaacctacgagggaacaagcagtcctaaatctggtcctgtgtaatgagacaggattgattcatgatctcatagttagggatcctctcggaaggagcaatcacaatatggtggaatttaaaatacagatggagggtgagacggtaaaatcaaacactagtgttttgtgtttaaacaaaggagattacaatgggatgagagaagtgcTAGCTAAGGtacactgggagcaaagactttatggtcaaactgttgaggaa is drawn from Scyliorhinus canicula unplaced genomic scaffold, sScyCan1.1, whole genome shotgun sequence and contains these coding sequences:
- the LOC119961368 gene encoding late histone H2B.L4-like — translated: MADEKKPTSKAAAKKGAKKVIKKPAVKGGKKRRKSRKESYSIYIYKVMKQVHPDTGISSKAMSIMNSFVNDIFERIAGEASRLAHYNKRHTISSREIQTAVRLLLPGELAKHAVSEGTKAVTKYTSSK